From the Ferrigenium kumadai genome, one window contains:
- the rlmN gene encoding 23S rRNA (adenine(2503)-C(2))-methyltransferase RlmN translates to MKQNLLDFDAQQLTAWFAEHGEKPFRAKQVLRWIYKAGESDFDAMSDLAVSLREKLKQIACVEAPKVMREELSGDGTRKWLLDMGTGNAVETVYIPEETRGTLCVSTQAGCALDCAFCSTGKQGFNRNLSVAEIIGQLWWANHQVGKDAEGNWQISNVVLMGMGEPLLNFDNTVSALRLMLDDHAYGLSRRRVTVSTSGIVPAMDRLRDECPVALAVSLHAPNDKLRDELVPINQKYPLKELMAACKRYLEKAPRDFITFEYVMLDGVNDREQDARELVKLVRDVPCKFNLIPFNPFPQSPYRRSGPEAVRRFRDLLMQADIVTTIRKVRGDDIAAACGQLAGQVQDKTKRTTQRLVEVR, encoded by the coding sequence ATGAAGCAAAACCTCCTCGACTTTGATGCTCAGCAACTGACTGCGTGGTTTGCGGAACACGGCGAGAAGCCGTTCCGCGCCAAGCAGGTGCTGCGCTGGATATACAAGGCCGGGGAGTCCGATTTCGACGCGATGAGCGACCTCGCGGTCTCTCTTCGCGAAAAACTCAAGCAGATCGCCTGTGTGGAAGCGCCGAAGGTGATGCGCGAGGAGCTGTCCGGCGACGGCACGCGCAAATGGCTGCTGGACATGGGCACGGGGAATGCGGTCGAGACCGTGTACATCCCCGAGGAGACGCGCGGCACGCTGTGCGTTTCGACCCAGGCAGGGTGCGCGCTGGATTGCGCTTTCTGCTCCACCGGCAAGCAGGGCTTCAACCGCAACCTGTCGGTGGCGGAGATCATCGGCCAGCTCTGGTGGGCGAACCACCAGGTCGGCAAAGATGCCGAGGGAAACTGGCAGATCAGCAACGTGGTGCTGATGGGAATGGGCGAGCCGCTGCTGAACTTCGACAATACCGTCAGTGCGTTGCGGCTGATGCTGGACGATCACGCCTACGGTCTGTCCCGCCGTCGCGTGACGGTGTCCACCTCCGGCATCGTGCCGGCGATGGACCGCCTGCGCGACGAGTGCCCGGTGGCGCTGGCGGTATCGCTGCACGCGCCGAACGACAAGCTGCGCGACGAGTTGGTGCCGATCAACCAGAAGTATCCGCTGAAAGAGCTGATGGCGGCCTGCAAGCGTTATTTGGAAAAAGCGCCGCGCGACTTCATCACGTTCGAGTACGTGATGCTGGACGGCGTCAACGATCGCGAACAGGATGCTCGCGAACTGGTGAAGCTGGTGCGCGACGTGCCCTGCAAGTTCAACCTGATCCCGTTCAATCCGTTCCCGCAGTCACCTTACCGTCGCTCCGGCCCCGAGGCGGTTCGCCGCTTCCGCGACCTGCTGATGCAGGCGGACATCGTGACCACGATACGCAAGGTGCGCGGCGACGACATCGCTGCTGCGTGTGGGCAATTGGCAGGGCAGGTGCAGGACAAGACCAAACGAACTACACAACGCTTAGTCGAGGTGCGCTGA
- the tilS gene encoding tRNA lysidine(34) synthetase TilS translates to MANSRKSKSADLSLRTAAQLAPLLPAHSSILIGLSGGVDSVVLLDLLSSLAPRFSWRLSALHVHHGISLNADAWADFCAALCARHDIPLTIERVDIAPLRDHGIEAAARKLRHAAFARQPCDFVALAHHADDQAETLLLQLLRGAGVKGAAAMPFLARREGAPALLRPLLHCSRQDILDYAAAHELQWIEDESNADDSYPRNFLRHRALPLLEQKFPEWRSTLSRSAQHFAEASGLLDELAQQDAVQAVHHGTLDISALQALSLPRAKNLLRYFLHRIGAPMPQAVQLDDMLQQLCDARRDAAVCVNFGDWQVMRYQGRAYAMPAMSAFEHNFMQPWNGESELDWPALSGRLKFEQVPGAGISLAKLRHAPVTLRLRSGGETLCPHLHAATRTLKKLLQEHQVPPWRRERLPLLYCGDELVCVAGVAIAAGYQAGPKEAGVRLLLV, encoded by the coding sequence ATGGCAAATTCAAGGAAGTCGAAGTCGGCTGATCTTTCCCTGCGGACCGCGGCGCAGCTTGCGCCGCTGCTTCCCGCGCACAGCTCCATTCTTATCGGATTGAGTGGCGGGGTGGATTCGGTGGTGCTGCTGGATCTGCTGAGCAGCCTTGCGCCGCGATTCTCCTGGCGGCTTTCCGCCTTGCACGTTCACCACGGCATCAGCCTCAACGCCGATGCGTGGGCGGATTTCTGCGCCGCACTCTGTGCGCGCCACGACATTCCCCTCACTATCGAGCGAGTCGACATCGCTCCGTTGCGCGATCACGGCATCGAGGCGGCCGCTCGCAAGCTGCGCCACGCGGCGTTCGCGCGCCAGCCGTGCGACTTCGTCGCGCTGGCGCACCACGCCGACGACCAGGCGGAGACGCTACTGCTACAGCTACTGCGCGGAGCAGGCGTCAAGGGGGCGGCGGCGATGCCCTTCCTCGCGCGGCGCGAGGGCGCTCCGGCACTGCTTCGTCCGTTGTTGCATTGCTCGCGGCAGGATATCCTCGATTACGCCGCGGCGCACGAGTTGCAATGGATAGAGGATGAGAGCAATGCGGACGACAGTTATCCGCGCAACTTCCTGCGCCATCGCGCGCTGCCGCTGCTGGAGCAGAAGTTTCCCGAGTGGCGTTCCACCCTGTCGCGCAGCGCGCAACATTTCGCCGAAGCGAGCGGATTGCTGGACGAACTGGCGCAACAGGATGCCGTGCAGGCGGTGCACCACGGGACACTGGATATCTCCGCATTGCAGGCTTTGAGTCTCCCTCGTGCCAAGAATCTGCTGCGCTACTTTCTGCATCGCATCGGCGCGCCGATGCCGCAGGCCGTCCAACTGGATGACATGCTGCAACAATTGTGCGATGCGAGGCGCGATGCCGCCGTGTGCGTCAATTTCGGCGACTGGCAGGTGATGCGTTACCAGGGCAGGGCATATGCGATGCCTGCTATGTCTGCTTTTGAACACAACTTCATGCAGCCGTGGAATGGAGAGTCCGAACTGGATTGGCCTGCGCTAAGCGGGCGGCTGAAGTTCGAGCAAGTGCCGGGAGCGGGAATCAGTCTGGCGAAATTGCGGCACGCGCCGGTCACGCTGCGTCTGCGCAGTGGCGGCGAAACGCTGTGTCCGCATTTGCATGCCGCGACACGCACGCTGAAAAAACTGCTGCAGGAGCACCAGGTGCCGCCCTGGCGGCGCGAGCGCCTGCCTTTGCTGTATTGCGGCGATGAACTGGTCTGCGTGGCGGGCGTAGCGATCGCGGCGGGATATCAGGCCGGCCCGAAAGAGGCCGGGGTGAGGTTGTTGCTGGTGTGA
- the pilW gene encoding type IV pilus biogenesis/stability protein PilW, translated as MKKTTTILFLLALLVGCGTPSGGQSAAPDQLKSRANASAKVHTELAGMYYERAQLGVALGEVELALQADRNYAPAYSMRGLLHMTLREDKEAEEDFQQSLRLDKTDSETHNNYGWFLCQRGREKESIPHFMAALKNPLYQTPERAYLNAGLCSRKAGNSKDAEEFLQRALVVQPGLTQALLAMAELSFANGDYAAAKKYFANYAERSDSLTAEQLWMAVRIERKIGDRNAEASYGMQLRKRFPDAPETQLLTRGE; from the coding sequence ATGAAGAAAACAACAACCATATTGTTCCTGTTGGCGCTGTTGGTAGGTTGCGGCACGCCATCCGGTGGCCAAAGCGCTGCGCCGGATCAGCTCAAGTCCCGCGCCAATGCCAGTGCCAAGGTGCATACCGAGCTGGCGGGGATGTATTACGAACGCGCACAGCTTGGTGTTGCGCTGGGAGAGGTCGAGCTGGCCCTGCAGGCCGACCGCAATTATGCACCCGCCTACAGCATGCGCGGCCTGCTGCATATGACGCTGCGCGAGGATAAGGAGGCGGAAGAGGATTTTCAGCAAAGCCTGCGCCTGGACAAGACCGACTCCGAAACGCACAACAACTATGGCTGGTTCCTGTGCCAGCGCGGCAGGGAAAAGGAATCCATCCCCCACTTCATGGCGGCCCTGAAGAATCCGCTGTATCAAACGCCGGAACGTGCCTACCTGAACGCTGGACTGTGTTCCAGGAAAGCGGGTAACAGCAAGGATGCAGAAGAATTTCTCCAGCGCGCGCTGGTGGTGCAGCCAGGGTTGACGCAGGCTCTGCTGGCGATGGCGGAACTGAGCTTCGCCAATGGCGATTACGCCGCGGCGAAAAAGTATTTCGCGAACTATGCGGAAAGATCCGACAGTCTGACGGCTGAGCAGCTGTGGATGGCGGTGCGTATCGAACGCAAGATCGGCGACCGCAATGCGGAGGCCAGTTATGGAATGCAGTTGCGCAAACGTTTCCCGGATGCGCCCGAAACCCAATTGTTGACGCGTGGTGAATGA
- the ndk gene encoding nucleoside-diphosphate kinase yields MAVERTLSIIKPDAVAKNVIGQIYTRFENAGLKIVAARMAQLSRAEAEGFYAVHAARPFFKDLVDFMVSGPVMIQVLEGEGAILKNRDLMGATDPKKAEKGTIRADFADSIDANAVHGSDSAENAAIEIAYFFPALNVYSR; encoded by the coding sequence ATGGCTGTTGAACGTACCCTGTCGATTATCAAACCCGATGCCGTGGCGAAGAATGTCATCGGCCAGATCTACACCCGTTTCGAGAACGCCGGCCTGAAGATCGTCGCTGCTCGCATGGCCCAATTGTCCCGCGCCGAAGCCGAAGGCTTCTATGCCGTGCACGCAGCACGCCCGTTCTTCAAGGACCTGGTGGACTTCATGGTCTCCGGCCCGGTGATGATCCAGGTGCTGGAAGGTGAAGGCGCGATCCTGAAGAACCGCGACCTGATGGGCGCAACCGATCCGAAGAAGGCCGAGAAGGGAACCATCCGCGCCGACTTCGCCGACAGCATCGACGCAAATGCAGTGCACGGTTCCGACTCGGCTGAGAACGCCGCGATCGAGATTGCCTATTTCTTCCCGGCACTGAACGTCTACTCGCGTTAA
- a CDS encoding methyl-accepting chemotaxis protein, translating into MSTAGGPLGNMSIGSRLAAGFIVVVVLFVANLLMVGVSFSHLMQDIQLIKEETLPYVLSVDEMDTARSEVQQWLTDVSATHDRDGYKDADAAAKRFLAGVEKYKQMYQLEHDTDNLKKIQDIEASFNTFYTNGKAMAEAYITQGLDAGNTAMEGFDKDSETISGELAKFREQQIAEANGIVANTVSSAELTMKEMAGGGLIAALLATIFSALISRSIIRPVSAMKSTMVEIGKTGDFTRRIAVDSKDEIGQTARSFNELIGNLQATLHELHDGIDRLFDSSRALSTSSHQVATSSAHQSEAASAMAATVEEVTVSINHVSESAREALQLSRKSGELSGQGGEIIHNAAAEMRQIADTVRQTSISIEELGQQSTQISSIVQVIKEIAEQTNLLALNAAIEAARAGEQGRGFAVVADEVRKLAERTSSATEEITQMIDSIQNTARVAVGSMSGAVNQVDSGVALAQQAGDAINQIKDGSEQVLRTVGDISSALVEQSAASNDIASHVEKVAQMTEENSAAAEETSGSATTLAQLADGMRTAINRFRC; encoded by the coding sequence ATGTCGACAGCGGGTGGGCCATTGGGAAATATGAGCATCGGGTCAAGACTTGCCGCCGGCTTCATCGTGGTGGTGGTACTGTTCGTGGCAAACTTGCTGATGGTGGGCGTATCGTTCTCCCACCTGATGCAGGACATCCAGCTGATCAAGGAAGAAACCCTGCCGTACGTCCTGTCGGTGGATGAGATGGACACGGCGCGCTCCGAAGTGCAGCAGTGGCTGACGGACGTTTCCGCCACCCATGACCGTGACGGTTACAAGGATGCCGACGCTGCGGCCAAACGCTTCCTGGCCGGCGTGGAAAAGTACAAGCAGATGTACCAGCTGGAGCATGACACCGACAACCTGAAGAAAATCCAGGACATCGAAGCGAGCTTCAACACCTTCTACACCAACGGCAAGGCCATGGCGGAGGCCTACATCACCCAGGGGCTGGATGCCGGCAATACCGCGATGGAGGGCTTCGACAAAGACAGTGAGACCATCTCCGGCGAACTGGCAAAATTCCGCGAACAGCAGATCGCCGAGGCCAACGGGATTGTCGCAAACACCGTAAGCTCTGCCGAATTGACCATGAAAGAAATGGCGGGCGGCGGCCTGATCGCAGCCCTGCTGGCCACCATCTTCTCCGCCCTGATCTCCAGATCCATCATCCGCCCCGTAAGCGCGATGAAATCGACCATGGTCGAGATCGGCAAGACCGGGGACTTTACCCGACGCATCGCGGTCGACAGCAAGGACGAGATCGGACAGACCGCGCGTTCGTTCAACGAACTGATCGGCAACCTGCAAGCCACCTTGCATGAACTGCATGACGGCATAGACAGGCTATTCGACTCATCACGCGCACTGTCGACCTCCTCTCATCAGGTCGCCACCAGTTCCGCGCACCAGAGCGAGGCCGCATCCGCAATGGCGGCCACGGTGGAAGAAGTCACGGTCAGCATCAACCATGTTTCGGAAAGCGCGCGCGAAGCACTGCAGCTATCCCGCAAGTCCGGCGAACTGTCCGGCCAAGGCGGCGAGATCATCCACAATGCCGCGGCCGAGATGAGGCAGATCGCCGACACGGTGCGCCAGACTTCCATCTCCATCGAAGAGCTCGGCCAGCAATCGACCCAGATATCTTCCATCGTACAGGTCATCAAGGAAATCGCCGAACAGACCAACCTGCTGGCCCTGAATGCCGCCATCGAAGCGGCACGCGCAGGCGAACAGGGGCGCGGTTTCGCCGTGGTAGCCGATGAAGTGCGCAAACTGGCGGAGCGGACCTCCAGCGCCACCGAGGAAATCACCCAGATGATCGACTCCATCCAGAACACCGCCCGCGTCGCGGTCGGCAGCATGTCCGGGGCGGTCAATCAGGTCGACAGCGGTGTCGCGCTGGCGCAGCAGGCCGGCGATGCCATCAACCAGATCAAGGATGGCTCCGAGCAAGTACTCAGGACGGTCGGCGACATATCCTCTGCGCTGGTCGAACAAAGCGCCGCCAGCAACGACATCGCCAGCCACGTCGAAAAGGTCGCGCAAATGACCGAGGAAAACAGTGCCGCGGCCGAAGAAACCTCCGGCTCGGCCACCACCCTTGCGCAACTGGCGGACGGCATGCGCACGGCGATCAACCGTTTCAGGTGCTGA
- the bamB gene encoding outer membrane protein assembly factor BamB has product MISARQHLFRLTLLLALFALGGCSAVDTVQGWFGKSGAVEPAKLQDFAETAKFEVRWHADVGSSGANVLQPALTADAIYGASGDGMLTRIDRASGKQVWRIESGITVSGGVGAGEGLVLIGSNKGDVLAYDEDGKLRWKSKVSSEVLSTPQAADGIVVVRSGDGRIAGLDTSDGKRVWEYERSTPALVVRSHAGVTIQRGVAFAGFAGGKLAALKVKDGSVLWENSVSQPRGNTELERISDITSNPVADDEQVCAIAFQGRVACYDAAQGSPLWNRDIGSDKGMMLLRKYLYLTDANGSVMALDKVSGSTLWKNEQLFMRDTSIPYAIGNFVVAGDYEGYLHGLSREDGSFAARIRLDGAIQAAPQQLDDGLLVQTRDGDLYSLSLK; this is encoded by the coding sequence ATGATTTCGGCACGCCAGCATCTTTTCAGACTCACGCTGTTGCTGGCGCTGTTTGCACTCGGCGGCTGTTCGGCGGTGGATACCGTGCAGGGCTGGTTCGGCAAGTCGGGAGCTGTCGAACCGGCGAAATTGCAGGACTTTGCCGAGACTGCGAAGTTCGAGGTGCGATGGCATGCTGATGTAGGGAGTTCCGGCGCGAATGTGTTGCAGCCCGCGCTGACGGCTGATGCGATCTATGGAGCATCCGGCGACGGTATGCTGACGCGCATCGATCGCGCCAGCGGCAAGCAGGTGTGGCGCATCGAGAGCGGCATCACGGTAAGCGGCGGAGTGGGCGCGGGCGAAGGATTGGTGCTGATCGGCAGCAACAAGGGCGACGTGCTGGCCTACGACGAGGACGGCAAACTACGCTGGAAGAGCAAGGTGTCGAGCGAAGTGCTGAGCACGCCGCAGGCCGCCGACGGAATCGTTGTGGTACGCAGCGGAGACGGACGCATCGCCGGACTTGATACGTCCGACGGCAAGCGCGTCTGGGAGTACGAACGCAGCACGCCCGCGCTGGTAGTGCGCAGCCATGCGGGCGTGACCATCCAGCGCGGCGTGGCCTTCGCCGGTTTTGCCGGCGGCAAGCTGGCCGCACTGAAGGTGAAGGATGGCTCGGTGCTATGGGAAAACTCGGTGTCGCAGCCGCGCGGCAACACCGAACTGGAACGCATCAGCGACATCACCAGCAATCCGGTGGCGGACGACGAACAGGTCTGCGCCATCGCTTTTCAGGGACGCGTGGCCTGCTACGATGCGGCACAGGGCAGCCCCTTGTGGAACCGCGACATCGGAAGCGACAAGGGCATGATGCTGCTGCGCAAGTATCTCTACCTCACCGATGCCAACGGTTCTGTCATGGCGCTGGACAAGGTCAGTGGCAGCACACTGTGGAAGAACGAACAGCTGTTCATGCGTGACACTTCCATCCCGTATGCCATCGGCAATTTCGTGGTGGCCGGGGATTATGAAGGCTACCTGCACGGCCTGAGCCGTGAAGACGGCAGCTTCGCCGCGCGCATCAGGCTGGACGGTGCGATCCAGGCAGCGCCTCAGCAACTTGACGACGGTCTGCTGGTGCAGACACGCGACGGCGACTTGTACTCGCTGTCCTTAAAATAA
- a CDS encoding YfgM family protein, which translates to MAALDLQEQEQLDTIKAWWKDNGNKVLGAVLIVVVAMGGWRGWQYYQNKQAAEAATLYAEFVKQMESNDAKRINDAAAAVMDKYASTAYASRAALLAAQVNENTKDVARAKTQLQWTLDHAGEATQKDVARLRLAAILLDEKAYDAAMKLLNAVHPDSFNGLYADLKGDVLSAQGKTDEARTAYKLAYEKTDAKSMYRNLIQMKLDALGAAK; encoded by the coding sequence ATGGCAGCTTTGGACTTGCAGGAACAGGAACAGCTCGACACGATCAAGGCGTGGTGGAAAGACAACGGCAACAAGGTGCTGGGCGCAGTGCTGATCGTGGTGGTCGCAATGGGCGGCTGGCGCGGCTGGCAGTATTACCAGAACAAGCAGGCCGCCGAGGCTGCGACCTTGTACGCGGAGTTCGTCAAGCAGATGGAGAGCAATGATGCCAAGCGCATCAATGATGCCGCCGCCGCGGTGATGGACAAGTATGCGTCCACCGCCTATGCCTCGCGCGCCGCATTACTGGCCGCGCAGGTGAACGAGAATACGAAGGACGTGGCGCGCGCCAAGACGCAACTGCAATGGACGCTCGACCATGCCGGCGAGGCGACGCAGAAGGACGTGGCGCGTCTGCGCCTCGCGGCGATCCTGCTGGACGAGAAGGCTTATGATGCCGCGATGAAACTGCTGAACGCCGTTCATCCGGATTCGTTCAATGGCCTGTATGCCGACCTGAAGGGGGACGTGCTGAGCGCGCAGGGCAAAACCGATGAAGCGCGCACCGCTTACAAGCTGGCTTACGAGAAGACCGACGCGAAGAGCATGTACCGCAACCTGATCCAGATGAAACTGGATGCGCTCGGAGCCGCAAAATGA
- the ispG gene encoding flavodoxin-dependent (E)-4-hydroxy-3-methylbut-2-enyl-diphosphate synthase: MSEVVIKRRPSQRVKVGKVVLGGGAPVVVQSMTNTDTADIEKTVQQVFELAQAGSELVRITVNTPEAAAAVPEIRKRLDARGCDVPLIGDFHYNGHRLLTEFPDCAQVLAKYRINPGNVGRVREEADPFTIMIETAIRYGKPVRIGVNWGSLDQNVVVRMMDENSRLPQPKDVGEVTRAALIASALESAKRAEQLGMPHDRIVLSCKVSEVQDLIAVYRALMQQCDYALHLGLTEAGMGSKGIVASTAALAVLLQEGIGDTIRVSLTPQPGGSRTEEVIVAQEILQTMGLRAFAPMVTACPGCGRTTSTFFQELAQRIQSHLRERMPEWRKQYDGVENMTVAVMGCVVNGPGESKLANIGISLPGTGESPAAPVYIDGEKAMTLRGDNIAEEFVQIVDDYVARKYVRKSSS; encoded by the coding sequence ATGAGCGAAGTTGTGATCAAACGCCGCCCGTCGCAACGGGTGAAGGTGGGCAAGGTCGTGCTGGGCGGAGGTGCGCCTGTCGTGGTGCAGTCGATGACCAACACTGACACCGCCGACATCGAAAAGACCGTGCAGCAGGTGTTCGAACTGGCGCAGGCCGGTTCGGAACTGGTGCGCATCACCGTGAACACGCCGGAGGCTGCCGCTGCCGTGCCGGAAATCCGCAAGCGCCTCGATGCGCGGGGATGCGACGTGCCGCTGATCGGCGACTTCCACTACAACGGACACCGCCTGCTGACTGAGTTTCCGGATTGCGCGCAGGTGCTGGCGAAATACCGTATCAATCCCGGCAACGTGGGGCGAGTGCGCGAAGAAGCTGACCCGTTCACGATCATGATCGAAACCGCGATACGTTATGGCAAGCCGGTACGCATCGGCGTGAACTGGGGCAGCCTGGACCAGAACGTCGTGGTGCGAATGATGGACGAGAACTCGCGCCTGCCGCAGCCGAAGGACGTGGGCGAGGTCACTCGCGCCGCGCTGATCGCCTCCGCACTGGAGAGCGCGAAACGCGCCGAACAGTTGGGCATGCCGCATGATCGCATCGTGCTGTCCTGCAAGGTCAGCGAGGTGCAGGACCTGATCGCGGTGTATCGCGCGCTGATGCAGCAGTGCGACTATGCGCTGCACCTGGGCCTGACCGAGGCGGGCATGGGCTCCAAGGGCATCGTTGCCTCTACTGCGGCGCTTGCGGTGCTGTTGCAGGAAGGCATAGGCGATACCATCCGCGTGTCCCTGACGCCGCAGCCCGGCGGTTCGCGCACAGAGGAGGTGATCGTGGCGCAGGAGATCCTGCAGACCATGGGGTTGCGCGCGTTCGCGCCCATGGTCACCGCCTGTCCCGGCTGCGGCCGCACCACCAGCACGTTCTTCCAGGAACTTGCGCAGCGCATCCAGTCCCACTTGCGCGAGCGCATGCCGGAGTGGCGCAAGCAATACGACGGCGTCGAGAACATGACCGTGGCGGTGATGGGCTGTGTGGTGAACGGACCGGGCGAGAGCAAGCTGGCGAACATCGGCATCAGCCTGCCGGGCACGGGCGAGAGTCCGGCCGCGCCGGTCTACATCGACGGCGAGAAGGCGATGACCCTGCGTGGCGACAACATCGCGGAGGAGTTCGTGCAGATCGTGGACGATTATGTGGCAAGAAAGTATGTGAGGAAGAGCAGCTCGTAG
- a CDS encoding RodZ domain-containing protein, whose amino-acid sequence MMEQLPENSAAQGDSSAVIPSLGRILREARERLGLNVTDVAHQIKLAPRQIEALEADDYQRLPEMAFVRGFVRSYAKILHLDAESLLAVLPQPEAAAVQPILPSVEVPFPSPLSPQRQNLILLGAALLLAVVVVAFAVWHLTTPQEKTETAQVETPLALPADVQVIPASPVAEASTMASAVPAVSAPQPLPVAAQSSVPAAKTAVAPTATAKPVPQPDTSAKTGVLRLVFGEESWTEIRDRDGKLISSQINLPGSELRLDGRAPLSLVIGHAASAHLYYKGKEVDLKPYTNATSEVARLTLE is encoded by the coding sequence ATGATGGAGCAGCTTCCTGAAAATAGTGCCGCTCAAGGCGACAGTTCTGCGGTGATCCCTTCGTTGGGAAGGATTTTGCGCGAAGCGCGAGAACGCCTCGGATTGAATGTGACGGATGTGGCGCACCAGATCAAGCTTGCGCCGCGCCAGATCGAAGCACTGGAGGCCGATGATTATCAGCGCCTGCCGGAGATGGCTTTTGTGCGAGGGTTCGTGCGCAGCTACGCCAAGATATTGCATCTGGATGCGGAGTCGTTGCTGGCTGTACTGCCACAGCCAGAGGCAGCAGCAGTACAGCCGATTTTACCTTCGGTCGAAGTGCCGTTCCCGAGTCCGCTTTCTCCTCAGCGCCAGAATCTGATCCTGCTTGGCGCGGCGCTGCTGCTGGCGGTGGTGGTCGTGGCCTTTGCCGTGTGGCATTTGACGACGCCGCAAGAAAAGACCGAAACGGCGCAAGTCGAAACGCCGCTGGCCTTGCCCGCTGATGTGCAGGTCATTCCGGCCTCGCCCGTGGCGGAAGCCAGCACGATGGCGTCTGCCGTGCCCGCTGTTTCGGCACCCCAGCCATTGCCGGTTGCGGCACAGTCTTCGGTACCGGCAGCGAAGACTGCGGTCGCCCCGACTGCAACGGCAAAACCTGTGCCCCAGCCCGACACTTCGGCCAAGACCGGCGTGCTGCGCCTGGTGTTCGGTGAAGAGTCCTGGACGGAGATCAGGGATCGTGATGGCAAGCTGATCTCTTCACAGATCAATCTGCCGGGCAGCGAACTGCGGCTGGACGGTCGTGCGCCGTTGTCGCTGGTGATTGGCCATGCCGCATCGGCACACCTGTACTACAAGGGCAAGGAGGTGGATCTGAAGCCCTACACCAACGCCACTAGCGAAGTGGCGCGCCTGACCCTGGAATAA
- the hisS gene encoding histidine--tRNA ligase — MSNETLQAVRGMNDILPDEAGLWLWFEDTVRDWLQGYGYRNIRMPLVEPTGLFKRAIGEVTDIVEKEMYSFEDSLNGDHLTLRPEGTASCVRAVLQHNLLYNAPQRLYYSGPMFRHERPQKGRYRQFHQVGVEALGFAGPDIDAEQIIMCARLWKKLGIRDVSLQLNTLGDTASRHRHREKLIAYFEQHKDVLDADATRRLHSNPLRILDSKNPAMQEIIAGAPKLMDELEEDALKHFNDLQSILKRHDIAYEINPRLVRGLDYYNRTVFEWVTTRLGAQGTICAGGRYDGLVEQIGGKPAPAMGFAMGVERLLALVQEDGMALPKQEVDVYVVHQGELAGQLASRVAEQLRDDRLRVLLHCGGGSFKSQMKKADGSGASVAVVIGDDEAQANEVSVKPMQGGEQVRVGVSQLIATINNIIK, encoded by the coding sequence ATGAGCAACGAAACACTACAGGCCGTACGCGGCATGAACGACATCCTGCCGGACGAGGCGGGGCTTTGGCTATGGTTCGAGGACACGGTGCGCGACTGGCTGCAGGGCTACGGCTACCGCAACATCCGCATGCCATTGGTCGAGCCGACCGGCTTGTTCAAGCGCGCGATCGGAGAGGTCACCGACATCGTCGAGAAGGAGATGTACAGCTTCGAGGACAGCCTCAACGGCGACCACCTGACGCTGCGTCCCGAGGGCACGGCCTCCTGCGTGCGCGCCGTGCTGCAGCACAATTTGCTGTACAACGCGCCGCAGCGCCTGTATTACAGCGGCCCGATGTTCCGCCACGAGCGCCCGCAGAAGGGGCGCTACCGCCAGTTCCACCAGGTCGGCGTGGAGGCACTGGGCTTCGCGGGACCGGACATCGATGCCGAACAGATCATCATGTGCGCGCGGCTGTGGAAGAAGCTGGGCATCCGCGACGTCTCGCTGCAACTGAACACGCTGGGAGATACTGCTTCGCGCCATCGCCACCGCGAGAAGCTGATCGCGTATTTCGAACAGCACAAGGACGTGCTGGATGCTGATGCGACGCGCCGTCTGCACAGCAACCCTCTGCGCATCCTCGACAGCAAGAACCCGGCGATGCAGGAGATCATTGCGGGCGCGCCGAAGCTGATGGACGAGCTTGAAGAGGATGCACTGAAGCATTTCAACGATCTGCAATCCATACTCAAACGCCACGACATTGCATACGAGATCAATCCGCGTCTGGTGCGCGGGCTGGACTATTACAATCGCACGGTGTTCGAGTGGGTCACCACGCGGCTCGGCGCGCAGGGTACTATTTGCGCGGGCGGACGCTATGATGGCCTGGTCGAACAGATCGGCGGCAAACCCGCCCCGGCGATGGGCTTCGCGATGGGCGTGGAGCGCCTGCTGGCGCTTGTGCAGGAAGACGGCATGGCGCTGCCGAAGCAGGAGGTGGACGTGTACGTAGTGCACCAGGGCGAGCTGGCCGGCCAGTTGGCGAGCCGCGTCGCCGAGCAATTGCGCGACGACCGGTTGCGCGTGCTGCTGCACTGCGGCGGCGGCAGCTTCAAGTCGCAGATGAAGAAGGCCGACGGCAGCGGCGCGAGCGTCGCAGTGGTGATCGGCGACGACGAGGCTCAGGCGAACGAGGTCAGCGTCAAGCCGATGCAGGGCGGAGAACAAGTGCGTGTGGGCGTTAGCCAGCTCATCGCAACGATCAACAACATTATCAAGTAG